The DNA sequence GACCGCGCAGCGCGGCCAGCCGCTGGGCCCCGGCCAGGCACACCGCGCCGGGCACGGGGCGCGCGGTCAGGCGCAGTGACCGGCCGGCGGGCACCACCCACAGCACCGACCGCTCGCGCGGCAGCCGCTGCAGGAAAGCGGCCGCCTCCGCGCCCGGCACGACCGCGCGCGGCTCCATGCCCGAGGTCATCGCGTGCACCTGCGCGAAGCCGCGCAGCCAGCGGCCTGGCAGCGGCACCTTGCGCTCCACCAGGGCACCGTCCATGGTGGACACGGTCAGGTCGTGGGGGCCGACGGCCAGGTGCAGCGGGTCGCCGCCGCCGACGCGGGCCAGCGCCACCTGTAGCGGGGCGTTGACGTCGACGTTGGTGGTGCCGTGCTCGGGCCGTTCACCGTCCAGGCCGGACGGCAGCACGTCCATCCGCGCGTACACCCCGCAGCAGCCGCTGAACGACTCGAACCGCAGCATGTCCTCGCTGCCGGTGACCACCGGGTCCAGGATCGCGGCGCGGTCGGCGGGCTGGAAGTAGCGGGCCCGCGCCACCTCCGCCACGGCCAGCAGGCCCTGGGCGACGGTGTGCGGGGTAGTCATGAACCCCTGGAAGAAACGCGGGTTGGCGCTGGGTCCGCCGGAGGTGCTCAGGCCGAGGCCGTCCGGGGTCAGCGCCGAGGCACCGCGGTACGCGTAGGCGGCTGTCGGCATGGCGGCCACCGTAGGCGCAGGTTACGACAGTTCGGGGAACCAGAGCTTGATCTCGCGCTCGGCCGACTCGGTCGAGTCGGAGGCGTGCACGAGGTTCTCCCGGTTGGACAGCGACAGGTCGCCGCGGATGGTGCCCGCGGCCGCGGCCCGGCCGTCGGTCGCGCCGACCAGGGCACGGATCACGGCGATCGCCTGGTCGCCGGAGACGATCGCGACGACCAGCGGACCGGAGGTCATGAACGTCTTGAGCGGCGGGTAGAACGCCTTCTCCACGTGCTCGGCGTAGTGCGCGTCGGCCAGGTCGTCGTCCATGGTCCGCAGCACGAGGGCGTCGAGGGTCAGGCCCTTGCGCTCGAACCGCGTCACGATCTCGCCCACCAGGCCACGGCGTACGGCATCAGGCTTGATCAGCACGAGCGAACGTTCCGACACAGATCCTCCTCGAACGCGACACATGGTCCGACCTGCGGCGATGCGAGGTCGGTTCACCAGCCTACCCGGCTGCACTTTCCTCGATCGACGGACCCGCCTATGGTGGCCATGAGGACACAGCGTCGCCGTACGACGGCGCGCTGTGGGGGACCACTCGCACTGCCCAGCGCCACTTGGATAGGGGAGGCCGAGCTTGGCACGGTTGGGGCGCAAACCGGTCCGGCCGGGCCGGGTGACCATCGCGGTCTGCCTGGGCGCGCTGGGCCTGTTCGTCATCTCGATGTCGGCCGGCATGGGCAGCTGGCCGCTGGGTGCCGTCGGCGCGGCGATGCTGGTCATCGCGGTCGCCCTGCTCACCACCGCGTCCATGCGCGGCACCGACAAGGCGTTCGTGGCGGGCACGATCCACGTGGTCAAGGTCTCCGAACCGCCGCACGCCGAGTTCGGCCGCTGCGAGATGCAGGTGCTGCTGGACGCGCCGGGACACCCGGGCCAGACGGTCAACATGATCGATCCGAGGGTCCAGGTGCTCAAGTGGCCCGACGTCGGTGACACGCTGCCGGTGCTGGTCGCGGTCGGCGACGCCCGGCGCATCAAGATCCAGTGGGACCGCGTGGGTACGCACGGCGAGCGCTACGCCGCCGACCTGGGCGCCACCTACGTCGAGGGCGACCCGCACGCCTTCCCCGACGGGAACGGCTACGAGGAGCAGCACTACGTCGACCCGCACCACATCGACGACGACTACGACCCGTACGACGCCTACTACGACTTCGCCGGCAACGGCGACGAGGCATACACCGGCTACCGCGACGACGACCCGGTCGACCTCGACGCGGTGCCCGTCTCAGCCGTGCCCGTCGAGGCGGTGCCGGTGTCCGCGGTGCCGGTCGACGCCGACCGCGCGCGCCCCGAGCCGCCGCGCCCGCCCACCCCGGCCGCCCCGATCGACGGCACCCTGGAGCCGCTGTCGCGGCGCCCCAGCCCGCACCA is a window from the Catellatospora sp. TT07R-123 genome containing:
- a CDS encoding SWIM zinc finger family protein; its protein translation is MPTAAYAYRGASALTPDGLGLSTSGGPSANPRFFQGFMTTPHTVAQGLLAVAEVARARYFQPADRAAILDPVVTGSEDMLRFESFSGCCGVYARMDVLPSGLDGERPEHGTTNVDVNAPLQVALARVGGGDPLHLAVGPHDLTVSTMDGALVERKVPLPGRWLRGFAQVHAMTSGMEPRAVVPGAEAAAFLQRLPRERSVLWVVPAGRSLRLTARPVPGAVCLAGAQRLAALRGLARHAQTLTVYGPAARPGSPALASVWELTTPTLRMSLTLSPEPYRGFSGEGAVLSALAADDLADAADQIGELLGTVPTLDADALAVATGLPAERVRAALALLGTAGRVGYDVSEATYFHRVMPYGTDAAEKLNPRLSGAKALLDAGAVTFGDGVAHVRGNEGVYQVRLEHGVPAGCTCVWWGRHRGSRGPCRHQLATRLRLDAAVPR
- the ndk gene encoding nucleoside-diphosphate kinase, with product MCRVRGGSVSERSLVLIKPDAVRRGLVGEIVTRFERKGLTLDALVLRTMDDDLADAHYAEHVEKAFYPPLKTFMTSGPLVVAIVSGDQAIAVIRALVGATDGRAAAAGTIRGDLSLSNRENLVHASDSTESAEREIKLWFPELS
- a CDS encoding VOC family protein, with protein sequence MARLGRKPVRPGRVTIAVCLGALGLFVISMSAGMGSWPLGAVGAAMLVIAVALLTTASMRGTDKAFVAGTIHVVKVSEPPHAEFGRCEMQVLLDAPGHPGQTVNMIDPRVQVLKWPDVGDTLPVLVAVGDARRIKIQWDRVGTHGERYAADLGATYVEGDPHAFPDGNGYEEQHYVDPHHIDDDYDPYDAYYDFAGNGDEAYTGYRDDDPVDLDAVPVSAVPVEAVPVSAVPVDADRARPEPPRPPTPAAPIDGTLEPLSRRPSPHHRREAATAVLEGELIGDVPAQRQPPLDDISALDFSAVPEPDGPSAPPPAEPVAPAPPPAAAPVADTGVDDLLIASPQARPAVASSIHGVGITLIVGDLERSRAFYHDLLGFYEVDGGAGSLVLASGETRIVLRKANDPSPVNRRLVHLNLEVSDVVAVYEELKVRGVKFGFAPRVVNQGERLELWAASFKDPDGHGIGIIEWKAKAA